A DNA window from Longimicrobium sp. contains the following coding sequences:
- a CDS encoding tetratricopeptide repeat protein, with protein sequence MADSADLAVRPAALSRGPLPRRLRALHSELKRRRVYATATAYAVAAAGAIQLADVVAGALELPKDTVTLVLYVALAGLPLVLVLSWAFALRREGAAGVGAAAAGEDEAVPPAAALLPHHATEFVGRAAELEEAGRLLAAPGCRLLTVTGPGGIGKTRLALEAARGAAGRFRDGVRFAALAGVASPERLAPALAEALGVRVSGREDPRARLLDYLRGKELLLVLDNLEEVTAGAGGLLAAVLEGAPGVRLLATSRERLGLSAETVLPLEGLSPPEGDGAAALERSDAARLFAAGARRACPGWRPAADDRPHLAHICRLVEGSPLALELASAWVRLLSCAEIAREIEGDRDFLAGPAADRPERHRSLRAVFEGSWRLLPEAERAALLGTSVFRGGFTREAAEAVAGAALPLLGALHDRSLLRRAGAGRFEVPEALRRYAEEKLRLDDGERRRAEARHRAFYAGLLRDAAAAAAGGGEDEALAAVAADLENVRRAWEAMVEARAAGELDRALDGLFLFYHSRGWAREGEAALAAAAAALEGEDAHAGVLARLRARRGAFCARLGAYAQARELLEAAAAHFRRAGPAPELALALDQLGVVAQSQGEYSEARRLHHEALAGYRAAGDRRGEGEVLTHLGNVASALGDYGEAERLFRQGLAALREAGDRGGTYSPLCNLGVIASMRGDFAVADGFYAEGLAVAREAGNRGGEANLLLNLGVAATDAGDPARAEPYLRECAEISREMGYDRLVAFALNGLAHVALARDDDAGADALAREALATAARMEETPVVLESLTTLARLRLRGGDAGRALELVSLVREHPATDSSTRVIAAGIADEAEAGLPPAALHAAVIRGSALPLEQVVKEVLEEPAQAGIEVVAA encoded by the coding sequence ATGGCCGATTCCGCCGATCTCGCAGTCCGGCCGGCGGCCCTCTCCCGGGGGCCCCTCCCCCGCAGGCTGCGCGCGCTGCACTCCGAGCTCAAGCGGCGCCGCGTCTACGCCACCGCCACCGCGTACGCGGTGGCCGCGGCGGGCGCCATCCAGCTCGCCGACGTGGTGGCGGGCGCGCTGGAGCTGCCGAAGGACACCGTCACCCTGGTCCTGTACGTCGCGCTGGCCGGGCTGCCGCTGGTGCTCGTCCTGTCGTGGGCCTTCGCGCTCCGGCGCGAGGGGGCGGCCGGCGTGGGCGCCGCGGCGGCCGGGGAGGACGAGGCCGTCCCCCCCGCCGCCGCGCTCCTCCCCCACCACGCCACCGAGTTCGTGGGGCGCGCGGCCGAGCTGGAGGAGGCCGGCCGGCTCCTGGCCGCGCCCGGGTGCCGCCTGCTCACCGTCACCGGGCCCGGGGGGATCGGGAAGACGCGGCTGGCGCTGGAGGCGGCGCGAGGGGCGGCCGGCCGCTTCCGCGACGGGGTGCGCTTCGCCGCGCTGGCGGGGGTCGCCTCGCCCGAGCGGCTGGCCCCGGCGCTGGCCGAGGCGCTGGGGGTGCGGGTGTCGGGGCGCGAGGACCCGCGGGCGCGGCTGCTGGACTACCTGCGCGGCAAGGAGCTCCTGCTGGTGCTGGACAACCTGGAGGAGGTGACGGCCGGCGCGGGCGGGCTGCTGGCGGCGGTGCTGGAGGGCGCCCCCGGGGTGAGGCTCCTGGCCACCTCGCGCGAGCGGCTGGGGCTCTCCGCCGAGACCGTGCTCCCCCTGGAGGGGCTCTCGCCCCCGGAGGGCGACGGGGCGGCCGCGCTGGAGCGCTCGGACGCGGCGCGCCTCTTCGCGGCCGGGGCCCGGCGCGCCTGCCCCGGCTGGCGGCCGGCGGCGGACGACCGGCCCCACCTGGCGCACATCTGCCGGCTGGTGGAGGGCTCGCCGCTGGCGCTGGAGCTGGCCTCGGCGTGGGTGCGGCTCCTCTCGTGCGCCGAGATCGCGCGGGAGATCGAGGGCGACCGCGACTTCCTGGCGGGCCCGGCCGCCGACCGCCCGGAGCGGCACCGCAGCCTGCGCGCCGTGTTCGAGGGCTCCTGGCGGCTCCTTCCCGAGGCGGAGCGGGCGGCGCTGCTCGGGACGTCGGTGTTCCGGGGCGGCTTCACCCGCGAGGCGGCGGAGGCCGTGGCCGGCGCGGCGCTCCCGCTGTTAGGCGCGCTGCACGACCGCTCGCTCCTGCGCCGCGCGGGCGCCGGGCGCTTCGAGGTGCCCGAGGCGCTGCGCCGCTACGCCGAGGAGAAGCTGCGGCTGGACGACGGGGAGCGCCGGCGCGCGGAGGCCCGGCACCGGGCCTTCTACGCCGGCCTGCTGCGGGACGCGGCGGCCGCGGCGGCGGGCGGGGGCGAGGACGAGGCGCTGGCGGCGGTGGCGGCCGACCTGGAGAACGTGCGCCGGGCGTGGGAGGCGATGGTGGAGGCGCGCGCGGCCGGCGAGCTGGACCGGGCGCTGGACGGGCTCTTCCTCTTCTACCACTCCCGCGGGTGGGCGCGCGAGGGAGAGGCGGCGCTCGCGGCGGCCGCGGCGGCGCTGGAGGGCGAGGACGCCCACGCCGGCGTGCTGGCGCGGCTCCGGGCGCGGCGGGGAGCGTTCTGCGCGCGGCTGGGGGCGTACGCCCAGGCGCGCGAGCTGCTCGAGGCGGCGGCCGCCCACTTCCGCCGGGCGGGGCCGGCACCGGAGCTGGCGCTCGCGCTGGACCAGCTGGGGGTGGTGGCCCAGAGCCAGGGCGAGTACTCCGAGGCGCGCCGCCTCCACCACGAGGCGCTGGCGGGGTACCGCGCGGCGGGCGACCGCCGGGGCGAGGGCGAGGTGCTCACGCACCTGGGGAACGTGGCCTCGGCGCTGGGCGACTACGGCGAGGCGGAGCGGCTCTTCCGCCAGGGGCTGGCCGCGCTGCGCGAGGCGGGCGACCGCGGCGGCACCTACTCGCCGCTCTGCAACCTGGGGGTGATCGCGTCGATGCGGGGCGACTTCGCGGTGGCCGACGGCTTCTACGCCGAGGGGCTGGCGGTGGCGCGCGAGGCCGGCAACCGGGGCGGCGAGGCCAACCTGCTGCTGAACCTGGGCGTGGCCGCCACCGACGCGGGCGACCCGGCCCGGGCCGAGCCGTACCTGCGCGAGTGCGCGGAGATCTCGCGCGAGATGGGGTACGACCGGCTGGTGGCGTTCGCGCTGAACGGCCTGGCCCACGTGGCGCTGGCCCGGGACGACGACGCCGGGGCCGACGCCCTGGCGCGCGAGGCGCTGGCCACGGCCGCGCGCATGGAGGAGACGCCGGTGGTGCTGGAGTCGCTCACCACGCTGGCGCGGCTCCGCCTGCGCGGGGGCGACGCGGGGCGCGCGCTGGAGCTGGTGTCCCTGGTGCGCGAGCACCCCGCCACGGACAGCTCCACCCGCGTGATCGCCGCCGGGATCGCGGACGAGGCGGAGGCGGGCCTGCCCCCCGCGGCGCTGCACGCGGCGGTGATCCGCGGCAGCGCGCTGCCGCTGGAGCAGGTGGTGAAGGAGGTGCTGGAGGAGCCCGCCCAGGCAGGGATCGAGGTGGTCGCAGCCTGA
- a CDS encoding GAF domain-containing sensor histidine kinase, whose amino-acid sequence MDPRDAAIRIHESSDPAAAVRALASCPAVRRAVWVGADAAPAGAWPEGERVSPALAAAALNAAGPTLRPLAPDFPADAVGAAGADALLLPLAEEAGALVLVGPGEALGAAEGWAPAAAAFARVAGRHRALRQVEEERDTLRQRAEESEALHVLGLAANRTLDPDEVLTLVARFTRTLLGAHYVTVNTLAEGRIRTVAAVGLRGEVAEDDPFAARVAAAAKPLTLQAAGGPVPEPFHAAEGMRTGIGVPLSLFGETFGALVIGYRRPYELEPRDTRLALTLAGHAAVAISNARLHGALAQRTRELERANEELRWTTEAKDRFFASMSHELRTPLNAILGYQSLLLEGVVGELPAPFRPFLEKAQRATRNLLLLVNDVLDLSKLEAGKMELVVAPARVRSIIEEAMATIEPLAAVKEIALQVEPLPPLPPVFTDADRVRQILINLLSNAVKFTDEGRVTVSVGALGDGAGPPADDGGAWVEIRVADTGPGIASEDQERIFHEFEQIVGATSRGGTGLGLPISRKLARLLGGDLLVESAPGLGSTFTLRLPAKSDAHHQ is encoded by the coding sequence ATGGATCCTCGGGACGCCGCCATCCGCATCCACGAGAGCAGCGACCCGGCCGCCGCCGTCCGTGCGCTGGCGTCGTGCCCCGCCGTGCGCCGGGCCGTCTGGGTGGGGGCCGACGCCGCCCCCGCGGGCGCCTGGCCCGAGGGCGAGCGCGTCTCGCCCGCGCTGGCCGCGGCGGCGCTGAACGCGGCCGGCCCCACGCTCCGCCCCCTCGCCCCCGACTTCCCCGCCGACGCCGTCGGGGCCGCGGGCGCGGACGCGCTCCTCCTCCCCCTGGCGGAGGAGGCGGGCGCGCTGGTGCTGGTGGGGCCGGGCGAGGCGCTCGGCGCGGCGGAGGGGTGGGCCCCGGCGGCGGCGGCGTTCGCGCGCGTGGCCGGGCGCCACCGTGCCTTGCGCCAGGTGGAGGAGGAGCGCGACACGCTGCGCCAGCGCGCGGAGGAGAGCGAGGCGCTGCACGTGCTGGGGCTGGCGGCCAACCGCACCCTGGACCCCGACGAGGTGCTCACCCTGGTGGCGCGCTTCACCCGCACGCTGCTGGGCGCGCACTACGTGACCGTGAACACGCTGGCCGAGGGGCGCATCCGCACGGTGGCGGCGGTGGGGCTCAGGGGCGAGGTGGCCGAGGACGACCCGTTCGCGGCGCGGGTGGCGGCGGCCGCCAAGCCGCTCACCCTGCAGGCGGCGGGGGGGCCGGTGCCGGAGCCGTTCCACGCGGCGGAGGGGATGCGCACGGGGATCGGGGTGCCGCTCTCTCTCTTCGGCGAGACGTTCGGGGCGCTGGTGATCGGCTACCGCCGGCCGTACGAGCTGGAGCCGCGCGACACCCGCCTGGCGCTCACGCTGGCGGGGCACGCGGCCGTGGCCATCAGCAACGCGCGGCTGCACGGGGCGCTGGCGCAGCGCACCCGCGAGCTGGAGCGCGCCAACGAGGAGCTGCGCTGGACCACCGAGGCCAAGGACCGCTTCTTCGCCTCGATGAGCCACGAGCTGCGCACGCCGCTCAACGCCATCCTGGGCTACCAGAGCCTGCTGCTGGAGGGGGTGGTGGGCGAGCTGCCGGCCCCGTTCCGCCCGTTCCTGGAGAAGGCGCAGCGGGCCACGCGCAACCTGCTGCTCCTGGTGAACGACGTGCTCGACCTCTCCAAGCTGGAGGCGGGGAAGATGGAGCTGGTGGTGGCCCCGGCGCGGGTGCGCTCCATCATCGAGGAGGCGATGGCCACCATCGAGCCGCTGGCGGCGGTGAAGGAGATCGCGCTGCAGGTGGAGCCGCTGCCGCCGCTGCCGCCGGTGTTCACCGACGCCGACCGGGTGCGGCAGATCCTGATCAACCTCCTCTCCAACGCGGTGAAGTTCACCGACGAGGGGCGGGTGACGGTCTCGGTGGGGGCGCTGGGCGACGGGGCGGGCCCCCCGGCGGACGACGGCGGGGCGTGGGTGGAGATCCGGGTGGCCGACACCGGGCCGGGGATCGCTTCCGAGGACCAGGAGCGGATCTTCCACGAGTTCGAGCAGATCGTGGGGGCCACCTCGCGCGGGGGCACCGGGCTGGGGCTGCCGATCTCGCGCAAGCTGGCGCGGCTCCTGGGGGGCGACCTGCTGGTGGAGAGCGCCCCGGGGCTCGGCTCCACCTTCACCCTGCGCCTGCCGGCGAAGAGCGATGCCCATCATCAATGA
- a CDS encoding DUF3006 domain-containing protein — MPGQNRTWVVDSIEEGVAALEEDGARLVRLPAWLLPDGAREGDVLAVSRAAEGDGAATLRVTIDRAATEAALRRSREQLGRMAGRDPGGDVVL; from the coding sequence ATGCCTGGCCAGAATCGCACATGGGTGGTCGACTCGATCGAGGAGGGGGTCGCCGCGCTGGAGGAGGACGGCGCGCGGCTGGTGCGCCTTCCCGCCTGGCTCCTTCCCGACGGCGCGCGCGAGGGCGACGTGCTGGCGGTGTCGCGCGCCGCCGAAGGTGACGGCGCCGCCACGCTGCGGGTCACCATCGACCGCGCCGCCACCGAGGCCGCGCTCCGCCGCTCGCGCGAGCAGCTCGGGCGGATGGCGGGGCGCGACCCCGGCGGGGACGTCGTGCTGTAG
- a CDS encoding lamin tail domain-containing protein, whose translation MRIRGLALLGAVLLAGCAERAPLAPGDHPLAVFQPLSTPKLVINEVMADPSAVTDDRGEWFEVYNWGSTAVNLQGWTIASNNDAPLTISTSVPVAAGGYAVLARNGTRKTNGGVTAQYQYGTGMNLANTADWLALRNASGVTVDSVAWSSVPAGATRGVRDAAADNADLGGANWQTSTTVFGSGDRGTPGAQNNGWVAPVAPAAGVTVSPAAAATGVGGTVQFTASAVDAWGDPVSTTFTWSSSSAAVATVSAGGLATGVAAGTVQVRATAASGAFGEAALTVAAEPPVARLVINEVMQNPSAVLDDVGEWIEVHNWGTADADLQGWTLASNNDAGHVVASSVVVPAGGYAVLARNGGSAQNGGVSAAYAYGTSLNLANSADWVALRDPSGATVDSVAWSTVPTGASKGVKNPSADNADQAGTNWLTQTTVFGAGDRGTPGARNDGYVPPSGGGTGEVASVTVSPVSESVAVGGTRQFAATARDAGGSVVATAFTWSSSNPSVATVGASGLATGVAAGTATIRATAEGGVFGEAALTVTSGGGGTASELVVRVLDIGQGDANLITNGTSRVMIDGGPDSLRMGVLLDSLGLNGATIDVVILSHQHFDHHAGLRELFRASRGITVRYFFENKDVYSNGALAQLRDSVNARAARGQLVYRDTDDPCGNGSALCTITLNGGAKLHVMRPNPSGSSPNDRSTPVKLVGPDSASFTMWFSGDAEHEAQDWFDTGADYNVFPGMRVNVLKGNHHGSCNGVRSRFVQLTSPDWVTFSLEAANDYGHVHQQTKDLFNQYGRPWFRTDQNGTVTIRTPGTPGGGYTITPGRGGSSLSGPADRASTQAACNPLP comes from the coding sequence ATGCGGATCCGCGGACTGGCCCTGCTGGGCGCGGTGCTGCTGGCCGGGTGCGCCGAGCGCGCCCCGCTGGCGCCCGGCGACCACCCCCTCGCCGTCTTCCAGCCGCTCTCCACCCCCAAGCTGGTCATCAACGAGGTCATGGCCGACCCCTCCGCGGTCACCGACGACCGCGGCGAGTGGTTCGAGGTCTACAACTGGGGAAGCACCGCGGTGAACCTCCAGGGGTGGACCATCGCCTCCAACAACGACGCCCCGCTCACCATCTCCACCAGCGTCCCCGTGGCCGCGGGCGGCTACGCGGTGCTGGCCCGCAACGGCACGCGCAAGACCAACGGCGGCGTGACGGCCCAGTACCAGTACGGCACGGGGATGAACCTGGCCAACACCGCCGACTGGCTGGCGCTGCGCAACGCGTCCGGCGTCACGGTCGACTCCGTCGCCTGGTCGTCCGTCCCCGCCGGCGCCACCCGCGGCGTGCGCGACGCCGCGGCCGACAACGCCGACCTGGGCGGCGCCAACTGGCAGACGTCCACCACCGTCTTCGGCTCGGGAGACCGGGGGACGCCCGGCGCGCAGAACAACGGCTGGGTCGCCCCGGTCGCCCCTGCCGCCGGCGTCACCGTCTCGCCCGCGGCGGCCGCGACGGGCGTGGGCGGCACCGTGCAGTTCACCGCCAGCGCGGTGGACGCCTGGGGCGATCCCGTATCGACGACGTTTACCTGGAGCAGCTCCAGCGCGGCGGTCGCCACCGTGAGCGCGGGCGGGCTGGCGACCGGGGTGGCCGCGGGGACGGTGCAGGTCCGCGCCACCGCCGCCAGCGGCGCCTTCGGCGAGGCGGCGCTCACCGTCGCCGCGGAGCCGCCCGTGGCCCGCCTGGTGATCAACGAGGTGATGCAGAACCCCAGCGCGGTGCTGGACGACGTCGGCGAGTGGATCGAGGTGCACAACTGGGGGACGGCGGACGCCGACCTCCAGGGCTGGACCCTCGCCTCCAACAACGACGCCGGGCACGTCGTCGCCTCCTCGGTCGTGGTCCCCGCGGGCGGCTACGCGGTGCTGGCGCGCAACGGCGGCAGCGCCCAGAACGGCGGCGTGAGCGCGGCCTACGCCTACGGCACCTCGCTCAACCTGGCCAACAGCGCCGACTGGGTGGCGCTGCGCGACCCCTCGGGCGCCACGGTGGACTCGGTCGCCTGGTCGACGGTCCCCACCGGCGCGTCGAAGGGGGTGAAGAACCCGTCCGCCGACAACGCGGACCAGGCGGGGACCAACTGGCTCACGCAGACCACCGTCTTCGGCGCGGGAGACAGGGGGACGCCCGGCGCCCGGAACGACGGCTACGTCCCGCCCTCCGGCGGCGGCACCGGCGAGGTGGCGAGCGTCACCGTCTCGCCCGTCTCCGAGAGCGTCGCCGTCGGCGGCACCCGGCAGTTCGCCGCCACCGCGCGCGACGCGGGCGGCAGCGTGGTCGCCACGGCCTTCACCTGGAGCAGCTCGAACCCGTCGGTCGCCACCGTGGGCGCGAGCGGGCTGGCCACCGGCGTGGCCGCGGGGACGGCGACGATCCGGGCCACGGCGGAGGGCGGCGTCTTCGGCGAGGCCGCGCTGACGGTGACGAGCGGGGGCGGCGGGACGGCCTCGGAGCTCGTCGTGCGCGTGCTCGACATCGGGCAGGGCGACGCGAACCTGATCACCAACGGCACCAGCCGGGTGATGATCGACGGCGGGCCCGACTCGCTGCGGATGGGCGTGCTGCTCGACTCGCTGGGGCTGAACGGCGCCACCATCGACGTGGTGATCCTCTCGCACCAGCACTTCGACCACCACGCCGGGCTGCGCGAGCTGTTCCGCGCCTCGCGCGGCATCACCGTGCGGTACTTCTTCGAGAACAAGGACGTCTACAGCAACGGCGCGCTGGCGCAGCTGCGCGACTCCGTCAACGCCCGCGCGGCCCGCGGCCAGCTCGTCTACCGCGACACCGACGACCCCTGCGGCAACGGCTCGGCCCTCTGCACTATCACCCTGAACGGCGGGGCGAAGCTGCACGTCATGCGGCCGAACCCGAGCGGGAGCTCGCCCAACGACCGCTCCACGCCGGTGAAGCTGGTGGGCCCCGACTCGGCCTCGTTCACCATGTGGTTCTCGGGCGACGCCGAGCACGAGGCGCAGGACTGGTTCGACACCGGCGCCGACTACAACGTGTTCCCGGGGATGCGCGTGAACGTGCTGAAGGGCAACCACCACGGCAGCTGCAACGGGGTCCGCAGCCGCTTCGTGCAGCTCACCTCGCCCGACTGGGTGACCTTCTCGCTGGAGGCGGCGAACGACTACGGCCACGTGCACCAGCAGACGAAGGACCTGTTCAACCAGTACGGCAGGCCCTGGTTCCGCACCGACCAGAACGGCACCGTCACCATCCGCACGCCGGGCACGCCGGGCGGCGGCTACACCATCACCCCCGGACGGGGCGGGTCCAGCCTGTCGGGCCCGGCGGACCGCGCCTCCACCCAGGCCGCCTGCAACCCGCTGCCGTGA
- a CDS encoding BlaI/MecI/CopY family transcriptional regulator: protein MPKSPNLANLSRRERQIMDVVYRLGQASVGDVLERLPDPPSYSAVRALMRILEEKGHLKHEQDGPRYVYLPTVPADAAQQSALSHLVRTFFGGSTEAAVAALLELPEHGMSGDELERLSRLIEDARKQGR, encoded by the coding sequence ATGCCCAAGTCCCCCAATCTGGCGAACCTCAGCCGCCGCGAGCGGCAGATCATGGACGTGGTGTACCGCCTGGGGCAGGCGTCGGTGGGCGACGTGCTGGAGCGCCTCCCCGACCCGCCCAGCTACTCGGCGGTGCGCGCGCTGATGCGCATCCTGGAAGAGAAGGGGCACCTGAAACACGAGCAGGACGGGCCCCGTTACGTGTACCTCCCGACGGTGCCGGCCGACGCCGCACAGCAGTCGGCGCTCTCGCACCTGGTGCGCACCTTCTTCGGCGGGAGCACCGAGGCCGCGGTGGCGGCGCTGCTGGAGCTGCCGGAGCACGGCATGTCGGGCGACGAGCTGGAGCGCCTGTCGCGCCTGATCGAGGACGCCCGCAAACAGGGACGGTAA